From one Lactiplantibacillus paraplantarum genomic stretch:
- the dtd gene encoding D-aminoacyl-tRNA deacylase, with protein MRVIVQRAQQAQVSIDGNVQGAIDHGFVLLVGFQDGDGQAELDYVTHKILNLRVFSDAAGKMNLNIQQVGGAILSISQFTLYADTRHGNRPSFTDAGSPELASKLYDTFNRQLAASGVTVATGEFGADMQVSLVNDGPVTICYDTDQR; from the coding sequence ATGCGAGTCATTGTTCAGCGAGCACAGCAGGCACAAGTAAGTATTGATGGTAATGTTCAAGGTGCAATCGACCATGGTTTCGTCTTGCTGGTCGGTTTTCAAGACGGCGACGGCCAGGCCGAATTAGACTACGTTACACATAAGATTTTGAATCTCCGCGTTTTTAGTGACGCAGCTGGCAAAATGAATTTGAATATTCAGCAAGTTGGTGGTGCCATCTTGTCGATATCGCAGTTTACGTTATATGCAGATACGCGTCATGGCAATCGGCCAAGCTTTACGGATGCGGGAAGTCCTGAGTTAGCTAGCAAGTTGTACGATACATTTAATCGGCAACTCGCGGCTAGTGGGGTGACCGTTGCGACTGGTGAATTTGGTGCTGATATGCAAGTATCCCTAGTTAATGATGGCCCGGTCACGATTTGCTATGACACTGATCAACGTTGA
- a CDS encoding RelA/SpoT family protein, with amino-acid sequence MPKQPTWTAQDILDMVQKYMNNDHVALVKRACDFAAYVHKDQYRQSGEPYIMHPIQVAGILAELKMDPETVASGFLHDVVEDTGVTLGDVEELFGHDVAVIVDGVTKLGKIRYKSNKEQLAENHRKLLLAMSKDIRVMIVKLADRLHNMRTLKHLRPDKQRRIANETLEIYAPIADRLGISTIKWELEDISLRYLNPQQYYRIVHLMNSRREDREKYIEIAIQDIQKALHDLELPEAEIYGRPKHIYSIYKKMRDKHKQFSQLYDLLAIRVVVDSIKDCYAVLGAIHTQWKPMPGRFKDYIAMPKANMYQSLHTTVVGPEGKPLEIQIRTFEMHRVAEYGVAAHWAYKEGKRDEVQETQSGNKLNLVKEIIELQDESKDAADFMEGVKGDLFSDRVYAFTPKGDVTELPKGAGPLDMAYSIHTEVGNHTTGAKVNGKIVPLDYQIKNGDIVDILTSSSSTGPSRDWQKLVYTRRARNKIKQFFRNADREENIITGHDMLEKQLRDLEFNPKEIMTKDKLTAVAQKMHYGSEDDLFAALGFGDVQPVGIANRLTSDVRKQREANRQREREEAILADATETPTKKKAKDHHNDDQEKQERKRQKVSSSGGVIIQGVDNLLVRLSHCCSPIPGDEIVGYITKGRGVSVHRVDCPNVKSAEANGERLIDVQWENPEGDRTNYNSDLEIQGYNRNGMLNDVLKVINNHTKFLTNVNGKVDHNKMVIISVSLGVRNLEHLQRIIDSLKNVQDLYVVERKMF; translated from the coding sequence ATGCCCAAACAACCTACTTGGACTGCCCAGGATATCTTGGACATGGTTCAAAAGTATATGAATAATGATCACGTGGCGTTAGTTAAACGAGCCTGTGATTTTGCAGCCTACGTGCATAAGGACCAGTATCGTCAATCTGGTGAGCCGTACATTATGCATCCCATTCAAGTTGCTGGTATCTTAGCTGAATTAAAGATGGACCCTGAAACCGTCGCTTCTGGTTTCTTACACGATGTTGTGGAAGATACGGGTGTAACTTTAGGTGACGTTGAAGAACTTTTTGGCCATGATGTGGCCGTTATTGTTGATGGTGTCACTAAGCTTGGTAAGATTCGGTATAAATCGAACAAGGAACAATTAGCCGAAAATCATCGAAAATTATTGTTGGCCATGTCAAAAGATATTCGGGTCATGATTGTCAAATTAGCAGACCGTTTGCATAATATGCGGACATTAAAACACTTACGTCCGGATAAGCAACGGCGGATTGCAAATGAAACCCTAGAAATTTACGCCCCAATTGCGGACCGGTTAGGGATTAGTACGATTAAGTGGGAATTGGAAGATATCTCGTTGCGCTATTTGAATCCACAACAGTATTACCGAATCGTTCATTTGATGAATTCTCGGCGTGAAGACCGTGAGAAGTATATTGAAATTGCGATTCAAGATATCCAAAAGGCACTGCATGATCTTGAGCTACCAGAAGCAGAAATTTATGGCCGGCCCAAACATATTTATTCGATCTATAAGAAGATGCGCGATAAACACAAGCAGTTCAGTCAACTTTATGATTTGTTGGCAATTCGCGTGGTCGTTGATTCGATTAAGGATTGTTATGCAGTTTTAGGTGCGATTCATACGCAGTGGAAACCAATGCCAGGCCGCTTTAAAGACTATATTGCGATGCCCAAGGCTAATATGTATCAATCCTTGCATACGACGGTAGTTGGTCCTGAGGGCAAACCCTTAGAAATTCAAATCCGGACGTTTGAAATGCACCGGGTCGCTGAATATGGGGTCGCTGCTCATTGGGCATACAAGGAAGGTAAGCGAGATGAGGTTCAGGAGACTCAGTCAGGCAATAAGCTGAATTTAGTCAAGGAGATCATTGAACTCCAAGATGAAAGCAAGGACGCTGCTGACTTCATGGAAGGCGTCAAAGGTGACTTGTTCAGTGACCGGGTCTATGCTTTTACGCCTAAGGGTGACGTGACGGAATTGCCAAAAGGGGCTGGTCCGTTGGATATGGCATACTCAATTCATACTGAAGTGGGTAACCATACGACCGGTGCCAAAGTTAACGGTAAAATCGTACCGCTGGATTACCAAATCAAAAACGGTGATATCGTGGATATTTTAACGTCCAGCAGTTCCACTGGGCCAAGTCGCGATTGGCAGAAATTAGTTTATACGCGGCGAGCGCGCAACAAAATCAAACAATTTTTCCGCAACGCTGACCGTGAAGAAAATATTATTACTGGTCACGACATGTTAGAAAAGCAATTACGTGATTTAGAGTTTAATCCTAAAGAGATTATGACTAAGGACAAATTAACCGCAGTTGCTCAGAAGATGCATTATGGCAGTGAGGATGATTTATTTGCAGCGTTAGGCTTTGGTGACGTTCAACCAGTAGGAATTGCAAACCGCTTGACGAGTGATGTGCGTAAGCAGCGAGAAGCAAATCGCCAGCGTGAGCGTGAAGAAGCTATTCTAGCGGATGCTACGGAAACGCCAACGAAGAAGAAGGCTAAGGATCATCATAATGATGATCAAGAAAAGCAGGAACGTAAACGTCAAAAAGTCTCATCTTCTGGTGGCGTGATTATTCAAGGCGTTGATAACTTGTTGGTTCGATTGAGCCATTGTTGTTCACCAATTCCGGGAGACGAAATTGTTGGCTATATTACAAAGGGCCGTGGTGTCTCGGTTCATCGAGTAGATTGCCCGAACGTTAAGAGTGCTGAAGCTAACGGTGAGCGGCTGATTGATGTGCAGTGGGAAAATCCTGAGGGCGATCGGACGAATTATAATTCTGATTTGGAAATTCAAGGTTACAATCGTAATGGGATGTTAAACGATGTGTTAAAAGTCATCAACAACCACACGAAATTTTTGACGAATGTCAATGGTAAGGTTGATCATAACAAGATGGTCATTATTAGTGTTTCGTTAGGTGTTCGGAACTTAGAGCATCTGCAACGAATTATTGATAGCTTAAAAAATGTTCAAGATCTTTATGTTGTCGAACGGAAAATGTTTTAG
- a CDS encoding 16S rRNA (uracil(1498)-N(3))-methyltransferase, whose product MQRYFLATPITATVGQTFTVAGATVKHWIKVMRAQPGDLAEFVTQTQQVVVAELVNSDGQTATATITAVTAPKVELPLPVIIACGLSKGDKPEQIVQRGTELGASAFVFFDSQWTVAKWAANKRERKLDRLAKIAQGAAEQSHRTMIPSVTYEADLTHVLVNTTYDTGVVAWEESAKQGESSQLVQTLKTMTSPQRLLAIFGPEGGLAPQEVNTLQTAGITAVGLGPRIMRAETAPLYLLSSVSFWCELV is encoded by the coding sequence ATGCAACGATACTTTTTAGCGACACCGATTACGGCGACGGTTGGACAAACCTTTACGGTTGCTGGAGCGACGGTCAAACATTGGATCAAAGTGATGCGGGCTCAGCCAGGTGACCTTGCCGAGTTTGTTACCCAGACCCAACAAGTGGTGGTAGCGGAACTAGTGAATAGCGATGGGCAAACGGCGACGGCGACGATTACTGCTGTCACCGCACCCAAAGTCGAATTACCGTTGCCGGTAATAATTGCCTGTGGGCTGTCCAAGGGGGATAAGCCTGAACAGATCGTACAGCGTGGTACCGAGTTGGGTGCGAGTGCCTTTGTCTTTTTTGATAGTCAGTGGACGGTGGCAAAATGGGCGGCCAATAAGCGTGAGCGGAAGTTAGACCGATTAGCCAAAATTGCGCAGGGAGCGGCTGAACAGTCACATCGAACAATGATTCCAAGTGTGACTTATGAAGCGGATCTAACGCACGTGTTAGTAAACACCACGTATGATACGGGGGTCGTTGCGTGGGAAGAGTCGGCCAAGCAGGGTGAGAGTAGCCAGCTGGTGCAAACGTTGAAAACAATGACGTCTCCGCAACGCTTACTGGCAATTTTTGGCCCTGAAGGCGGGTTGGCACCTCAAGAAGTCAACACTTTACAAACTGCTGGGATTACAGCAGTCGGTCTAGGACCACGGATTATGCGAGCTGAAACGGCGCCACTATACTTGTTAAGTAGTGTTTCTTTTTGGTGCGAACTAGTGTAA
- the prmA gene encoding 50S ribosomal protein L11 methyltransferase, translating into MKWTEVTVSTSNEAVEAVANILMEAGASGVKIDDALDYQNLKPDRYGEIIDLTTIPHATSGAKISAYYPETVFVPEIIPTIKQRVGQLADFGLNPAPNEVSMTALADENWATAWKKYYHPVRVTRYLTIVPSWESYQPAQPGELVLRLDPGQAFGTGTHPTTKLCLQALETVINGGEHLIDVGTGSGVLSIAAKAMGVGAVEAYDLDDVAVASAQTNLDLNPVAKDVHVAANDLLAGIQTQADIIVANILAEIIIPLVPQARQNLKRGGYFITSGIIDDKFQVVLSAIKEAGFQIAQHTQMGDWHGIVAYLPTDED; encoded by the coding sequence ATGAAATGGACTGAAGTAACGGTCAGTACTTCCAACGAGGCCGTCGAGGCGGTTGCTAATATTTTAATGGAAGCCGGTGCCAGTGGGGTCAAAATTGATGATGCGTTGGATTATCAAAATTTAAAACCTGATCGGTATGGTGAAATTATTGATTTGACCACTATTCCGCACGCGACGAGCGGGGCAAAAATCTCAGCGTACTACCCTGAAACGGTATTCGTACCGGAAATTATTCCAACAATCAAACAGCGGGTAGGGCAATTGGCAGATTTTGGTTTAAACCCGGCTCCGAATGAAGTCAGTATGACGGCCTTAGCCGATGAAAATTGGGCTACGGCTTGGAAAAAATATTATCATCCGGTTCGGGTGACCCGGTATTTGACGATTGTACCAAGCTGGGAATCATATCAACCTGCTCAGCCAGGCGAGTTGGTTTTACGATTAGATCCTGGTCAGGCATTTGGTACTGGAACGCACCCGACAACGAAATTGTGTCTACAAGCGCTTGAGACTGTTATTAATGGTGGCGAGCATTTAATCGATGTCGGGACTGGATCTGGTGTCTTGAGTATTGCGGCTAAAGCGATGGGCGTCGGTGCGGTAGAAGCCTATGACCTGGACGATGTGGCCGTGGCGTCAGCACAAACAAATCTCGATTTAAACCCAGTTGCTAAGGATGTTCACGTGGCGGCGAATGATTTATTAGCTGGGATTCAGACACAGGCCGATATTATCGTGGCCAATATTTTGGCTGAAATCATTATTCCGCTAGTTCCGCAGGCACGCCAAAACTTAAAGCGTGGTGGTTACTTCATCACCTCTGGGATCATTGATGATAAGTTCCAAGTTGTGCTAAGCGCAATTAAAGAAGCCGGCTTTCAGATTGCTCAGCACACGCAAATGGGCGACTGGCATGGTATTGTGGCTTACTTACCGACGGATGAAGATTAG
- a CDS encoding DNA-3-methyladenine glycosylase, giving the protein MTDTERFLSTQTTQAIAAALLGKQLRLQTTTGALTAWITETEAYLGAADAGAHAYKNHQTARNQALWQPAGTIYIYQMRTWYLLNIVTQAAGVPECVLIRGVEPAVGMTQMQQRRPVPVANLTNGPGKLTQALGLDRRLNGQPLQLATLSLDLHHDRHPQRVVTTPRIGIVNKGEWTTAPLRFFVAGNPFVSKLPRRAIDHKHHGWITS; this is encoded by the coding sequence ATGACAGATACTGAACGATTTTTAAGCACTCAAACGACGCAAGCAATTGCGGCAGCCTTGTTAGGTAAACAATTGCGATTACAGACGACTACCGGTGCATTGACAGCGTGGATTACGGAGACGGAAGCCTATTTAGGCGCGGCCGATGCGGGTGCCCATGCCTACAAGAACCATCAGACGGCACGTAACCAAGCACTTTGGCAACCTGCCGGGACAATTTATATTTATCAAATGCGGACTTGGTACTTACTGAACATTGTGACCCAAGCGGCCGGAGTACCTGAATGTGTATTGATTCGCGGCGTTGAGCCGGCTGTGGGGATGACACAAATGCAACAGCGGCGACCGGTTCCGGTTGCCAATTTGACGAATGGACCGGGGAAACTGACGCAGGCGCTCGGACTGGATCGGCGTCTGAATGGCCAACCATTACAGTTGGCGACCTTATCATTGGATTTGCACCATGACCGCCATCCACAGCGGGTAGTGACAACGCCTCGAATTGGAATTGTTAATAAGGGTGAGTGGACAACTGCGCCGCTTCGTTTCTTTGTCGCTGGCAATCCGTTTGTATCAAAATTACCACGACGGGCGATTGATCATAAGCACCATGGTTGGATTACGAGCTGA
- the lepA gene encoding translation elongation factor 4: protein MDKATMQDRQQHIRNFSIVAHIDHGKSTLADRILELTDTISKREMQDQVLDSMDLERERGITIKLNAVELHYQAKDGETYIFHLIDTPGHVDFTYEVSRSLAACEGAVLVVDAAQGVEAQTLANVYLAIDDDLEIVPVINKIDLPSAEPEKVRKEIEDDIGIDAEDAVLASAKAGIGIEELLEQIVHKIPAPQGDLDAPLKALVFDSVYDDYRGVVLSVRIHEGIVRPGDRIRLMNSGSEYEVTEVGVNSPKPLARDYLMAGDVGYITASIKDIQDTRVGDTVTNAKRPAEKALAGYREMNPMVYAGIYPTDNAKFTDLREALEKLKLNDAALEFEAESSQALGFGFRCGFLGLLHMDVIQERLEREFNLELITTAPSVTYHVLMTDGTEKKVENPAEMPEASAIKEIREPYVKAQIMVPNDYVGAVMELAQRKRGEFDTMEYLDSNRVNVVYHIPLSEIIFDFFDKLKSNTRGYASLDYDLDGYRASDLVKIDILLNGDQVDALSFIAHRDFAPARGREIASKLKTIIPRQNFEIPVQATIGSKVIARTNIKAYRKDVTAHLYGGDRTRRMKLLEKQKVGKKRMKAVGKVEIPQEAFMAVLKTDEDEKPN from the coding sequence ATGGATAAAGCGACAATGCAAGATCGGCAACAACATATTCGGAATTTTTCGATCGTCGCCCATATTGATCACGGCAAATCAACGCTAGCGGATCGAATCTTGGAACTAACTGATACGATTTCCAAGCGCGAAATGCAAGACCAAGTGTTGGATTCAATGGACTTGGAACGTGAACGTGGGATTACGATCAAATTGAATGCGGTGGAATTACACTACCAAGCAAAAGATGGGGAGACCTATATTTTCCACTTAATCGATACGCCCGGACATGTTGACTTCACGTATGAAGTTTCACGGAGTCTCGCAGCCTGTGAAGGGGCAGTTTTAGTTGTGGATGCTGCGCAAGGGGTCGAAGCTCAGACACTGGCCAACGTGTACTTAGCCATTGATGATGACTTGGAAATCGTACCGGTAATTAATAAAATTGACTTGCCCTCAGCCGAACCCGAAAAGGTTCGAAAAGAAATTGAAGATGACATCGGTATTGATGCCGAAGATGCCGTCTTAGCTTCAGCAAAAGCGGGAATCGGGATTGAGGAATTACTTGAACAGATTGTGCATAAGATTCCGGCCCCTCAGGGAGACTTAGATGCACCGCTGAAAGCGTTAGTGTTTGATTCGGTTTATGATGACTATCGGGGCGTCGTGCTTAGTGTCCGCATTCATGAAGGGATTGTCCGTCCGGGTGACCGGATTCGGCTGATGAACAGTGGTAGTGAGTACGAAGTAACTGAAGTTGGCGTTAACTCGCCTAAGCCATTAGCTCGGGATTACTTAATGGCCGGTGATGTTGGTTATATTACGGCTAGTATCAAGGATATTCAAGATACTCGGGTCGGTGATACGGTCACGAATGCAAAAAGGCCAGCGGAAAAAGCTTTGGCTGGTTATCGTGAAATGAATCCGATGGTCTATGCCGGGATTTATCCGACTGATAATGCGAAATTTACGGATTTGCGAGAAGCGTTAGAAAAATTAAAATTGAACGATGCCGCTTTGGAATTTGAAGCAGAATCTTCACAGGCATTGGGCTTTGGGTTCCGGTGCGGGTTCCTAGGATTGCTGCACATGGATGTTATTCAGGAGCGTCTCGAACGAGAATTTAATCTCGAACTGATTACCACGGCGCCGTCCGTAACCTACCATGTGCTTATGACCGATGGGACGGAGAAGAAAGTAGAGAATCCGGCCGAAATGCCAGAAGCTTCGGCTATTAAAGAAATTCGCGAACCGTACGTGAAGGCCCAAATCATGGTTCCTAACGATTATGTTGGGGCAGTGATGGAATTAGCTCAGCGAAAACGCGGCGAGTTCGATACGATGGAATACTTGGATAGTAACCGGGTCAATGTGGTTTATCACATTCCGCTGTCAGAAATTATTTTTGACTTCTTTGACAAGTTAAAATCGAACACGCGCGGTTATGCTTCGTTGGATTATGATTTGGACGGCTATCGCGCCAGTGACTTGGTCAAAATTGATATTTTGTTGAATGGCGATCAAGTCGATGCCCTGAGTTTCATTGCCCATCGTGATTTTGCACCGGCACGTGGTCGTGAGATTGCTTCGAAGTTGAAGACGATTATTCCCCGACAAAACTTTGAGATTCCGGTACAGGCGACGATCGGTTCTAAGGTCATTGCTCGGACCAACATCAAGGCCTATCGGAAAGACGTGACGGCGCACTTATATGGTGGTGACCGGACGCGGCGAATGAAGTTACTCGAAAAGCAAAAAGTTGGTAAGAAGCGGATGAAGGCTGTCGGCAAGGTGGAAATCCCGCAGGAAGCGTTCATGGCGGTTCTGAAAACCGACGAAGACGAAAAGCCGAACTAA
- the dltD gene encoding D-alanyl-lipoteichoic acid biosynthesis protein DltD: MKVAKRLFKIFGPIILAAVLLLAVLLSPFSFGLNHISKDTEKKAAVSLSANVLKGRLVKRQALDDGYVPFFGSSEWSRFDPMHPSVLAAKYHRDYRPFLLGARGTQSLTQYFAMQSVKKQITNKKAVFVISPQWFVPQGTRKDAFSYYYSPLQTIDWLQDEHNTAMDRYAAQRLLQMPSGSSDRVLEGALARVAAGFKPTSAQMAYINYKARVLGSEDEFFSRFGIAGKNLNTVNKQADKLPATYNFNQLDQLAGKIGAAQTDSNSLEISNQFWNTKLKRNYKRLKDSQRHLNYTKSPEFADFQLVLNQFAKTHTDVLFIIPPINQRWSAYTGLSMKMIAQFDEKIQYQLKSQGFNNVLDLTQDGGKDYFMTDTIHLGWRGWLAVDQKVDPFLTKKTKPVHYQINDDFYSNKWQRLSPSQIDHFK, encoded by the coding sequence ATGAAGGTCGCCAAACGCCTTTTTAAGATTTTTGGGCCAATTATTTTGGCAGCCGTCTTATTATTGGCCGTACTGCTTTCACCGTTTTCATTTGGATTGAATCACATTTCTAAAGATACTGAGAAAAAAGCCGCTGTTTCCTTATCAGCTAACGTATTAAAGGGTCGGTTAGTTAAGCGACAAGCGTTGGATGATGGCTATGTGCCATTCTTCGGTTCTTCAGAATGGTCGCGGTTTGATCCGATGCATCCGTCCGTACTGGCAGCTAAATATCACCGTGATTACCGACCATTTTTGCTCGGTGCACGGGGGACCCAGTCATTGACCCAGTATTTTGCGATGCAGTCGGTGAAAAAGCAGATTACAAATAAGAAGGCCGTCTTTGTAATTTCGCCACAATGGTTTGTTCCTCAAGGGACACGTAAAGATGCGTTTTCGTATTACTATTCACCGCTGCAGACTATCGACTGGCTGCAAGATGAACACAATACGGCAATGGATCGGTATGCCGCCCAACGGTTGCTTCAGATGCCTTCAGGTTCTTCCGACCGTGTTTTGGAGGGTGCCTTGGCACGGGTTGCGGCTGGCTTTAAACCAACGAGTGCGCAAATGGCGTACATCAATTATAAAGCGCGGGTCCTTGGCAGTGAGGATGAATTTTTCTCACGTTTTGGGATTGCAGGTAAGAATTTGAACACCGTTAATAAGCAAGCTGATAAATTACCGGCAACTTATAATTTCAACCAACTAGATCAATTAGCAGGTAAGATTGGCGCTGCCCAAACGGATTCAAATAGTCTGGAGATCAGTAATCAATTCTGGAATACGAAGTTAAAACGTAATTACAAGCGGCTTAAAGATTCACAACGACACTTGAATTACACGAAGTCGCCAGAGTTTGCCGATTTCCAATTAGTCTTAAATCAATTTGCGAAGACGCATACGGATGTTTTGTTCATCATTCCGCCAATTAATCAGCGGTGGTCCGCATATACTGGATTATCAATGAAAATGATTGCGCAGTTTGATGAAAAAATACAGTACCAGTTGAAGAGTCAAGGCTTTAATAACGTTTTGGACCTGACCCAGGACGGTGGTAAAGATTACTTTATGACTGATACCATTCATCTTGGCTGGCGTGGTTGGTTAGCAGTGGATCAGAAGGTTGACCCATTCTTGACTAAGAAGACGAAGCCAGTTCATTACCAAATTAATGATGATTTTTATTCGAACAAGTGGCAACGACTTAGTCCGAGTCAAATTGACCATTTTAAATAA
- the dltC gene encoding D-alanine--poly(phosphoribitol) ligase subunit DltC codes for MTMDDTKATVLSILADLTGEDVSSNMDVNLFDEGILDSMGSVQLLLELQNQLGIEVPVSEFQRSEWDTPAKIVAKVENLQ; via the coding sequence ATGACAATGGATGATACAAAAGCAACGGTTTTATCAATTTTAGCAGACTTAACGGGGGAAGACGTTTCAAGTAATATGGACGTTAACTTGTTTGATGAAGGAATCTTAGATTCGATGGGTTCCGTCCAACTCTTGTTGGAACTCCAAAATCAATTAGGCATCGAAGTACCGGTCTCTGAATTTCAACGGTCAGAATGGGATACACCGGCGAAGATTGTTGCAAAGGTTGAGAACTTGCAATGA
- the dltB gene encoding D-alanyl-lipoteichoic acid biosynthesis protein DltB, with product MMSFDPYGNPTYFVLLFIALLPLMIGLLYGRRSHWYESLISFVFLMLTFGGVKWRTGIALVIYLIYQITLVWLYSKYRQRPDSPNKGWVFVVSVVLAIIPLAVVKITPAVAHGANSIIGFLGISYLTFKVVQMIMETRDGVIKEFHPVLFGQFLLFFPTISSGPIDRYRRFVKDYDSVPTREKYLGLVEKGVHYIFLGFLYKFILAYIFGTRMLPVVEHAALQAHGMSWALLGVMYVYSMDLFFDFAGYSLFAVGISYLMGVETPMNFNQPFKSKNIKDFWNRWHMTLSFWFRDFIYMRLVFFMMKHKVFKSRITTANVAYVINMLIMGFWHGETWYYIVYGLFHGFAMVVNDAWLRYKKKHQAQLPSNKFTEYFAIFLTFNVVCFSFLIFSGFLNTLFFGARP from the coding sequence ATGATGTCTTTTGACCCATACGGTAACCCAACGTACTTTGTGCTGCTCTTTATCGCGTTGTTACCGTTGATGATTGGTTTGTTATATGGTCGTCGGTCCCATTGGTATGAGTCACTAATATCGTTTGTCTTCCTAATGCTGACCTTTGGTGGTGTTAAGTGGCGGACTGGGATCGCACTAGTGATTTATCTGATTTATCAGATCACGTTGGTTTGGTTGTACTCGAAGTATCGACAACGACCAGATTCACCTAATAAGGGGTGGGTCTTCGTGGTCAGTGTGGTTTTGGCGATTATTCCATTAGCGGTCGTTAAAATTACGCCAGCTGTAGCGCATGGTGCTAATTCGATCATTGGTTTCTTAGGGATTTCCTATCTAACCTTTAAAGTTGTTCAGATGATTATGGAGACCCGTGATGGCGTGATCAAAGAATTCCATCCGGTGTTGTTTGGGCAGTTCTTACTGTTCTTCCCGACGATTTCATCTGGACCGATCGACCGTTATCGGCGGTTTGTGAAGGATTATGATAGTGTGCCGACCCGTGAGAAATATCTCGGGTTAGTTGAAAAGGGCGTTCACTACATTTTCTTGGGGTTCTTATATAAGTTCATTTTGGCTTATATTTTTGGGACTCGAATGCTGCCAGTCGTTGAACACGCAGCCTTACAAGCTCACGGGATGTCGTGGGCACTACTTGGGGTAATGTACGTCTACAGCATGGATTTATTCTTTGATTTTGCTGGGTATAGTTTGTTTGCAGTTGGGATCAGTTACCTGATGGGTGTTGAAACCCCGATGAACTTCAATCAACCGTTCAAATCAAAGAACATCAAAGATTTCTGGAATCGTTGGCACATGACGTTGTCATTCTGGTTCCGTGACTTCATCTACATGCGGTTAGTGTTCTTCATGATGAAGCATAAAGTCTTTAAGAGCCGCATCACAACGGCTAATGTGGCCTACGTTATTAATATGTTAATCATGGGGTTCTGGCACGGGGAAACATGGTACTACATTGTTTATGGATTGTTCCATGGTTTCGCAATGGTCGTCAACGATGCTTGGTTACGTTACAAGAAGAAGCATCAGGCGCAATTACCATCGAATAAATTTACGGAGTACTTTGCGATTTTCCTAACGTTTAACGTGGTTTGTTTCAGTTTCTTGATTTTCTCAGGATTTTTGAACACGTTATTCTTTGGAGCCCGGCCATAA